The Deltaproteobacteria bacterium genome segment ATGCGCGACGAGACCGAGTACGGCGGGCGCATCGCCCCCGGCAGCCTCACGTTCGCGCTGGCCGAGGGGCTGACCACCCAGACCGGCATGCTGCACGGGACGGGCCTGGCCTTCGTCGGCCTCGAAGGCATGCGGCTGTTCAGGCCGGTGAAGGTGGGCGACACGATCGCCGTCGAGATCGAGGTGCTCGACGGCCGCGAGACCAAGTCGCGCAAAGCCGGTATCGTTCGTTGCCGGCACGTAATCACCAACCAGCACGGCGAGACGGTGATGGACTATACGGTGAAACGCTTGATCCGCGGTCAGGACGCCTGACACCACACCAGGCGCGGCGGGACGCGCACTGGATCTTCGCGCTACGGCCGCTTATGGCCCCCGCGTGTCGCCCGCGGGCTCATCGGGGAAGAGCGCCTTGCGCAGTTGCACGAGAAACTTGGGGTCCAGCTCGAACAGCCCATTGACGGTCTTCTCGATGGCCGCGCCGTCCAGCGGGCGCACCTCCAAACCCAGCCTGTTGGCCCCCGCGACAAACGCCGGATCGGCCATGGTGTCCGCAAACGCCTTGCGCAGTTTGGCCACCTGCTCTTTCGGCGTCCCGGGAGGGAGCGTATAGGCCCGCGCCAGCCTCGCCGGGTCGTGAACACCGTACATGACCAGCATGCGGGCGTTCTCGGACTTGGCCAGGTCCACCGCGTTGGGGACGGACGGCAGATCCGGGTGCGGCCCGGACATGGCCTGAAGCACGACCTGCGCTTCGCCCACGGCAAGCATCCTGGCCCACGTTTTCTTGACCGACTGCCAGTGCCAGCAGCCGCCGGCCACTTCCTGCCTGCCGGCGGCCAGTCGGAGATTCTCAAGGCCCTTGTAACCGGGGATGAGCTTGATCGGCAGGCCCAGGGCGGTCGCGACGACGCGGGACATGTTTGTCGCGGCCTCGTTACGC includes the following:
- a CDS encoding MaoC family dehydratase N-terminal domain-containing protein, which translates into the protein MRQGMHFEEYRPGDVFRTARRTVTETDVVQFVNLVGLMEPLFIDAEYMRDETEYGGRIAPGSLTFALAEGLTTQTGMLHGTGLAFVGLEGMRLFRPVKVGDTIAVEIEVLDGRETKSRKAGIVRCRHVITNQHGETVMDYTVKRLIRGQDA
- a CDS encoding tripartite tricarboxylate transporter substrate-binding protein — its product is MAILSRAILAAALLLVLVPFPIRAAGADERPLTFVVGAGAGGVFDSYTRLLARHIGRHLPERPKVAVRNLAGGGGSVAAEYLYREAKPDGRTVGHWAGDLIHKQIFGRTDVKVDTRRFEWVGAVAPLHPVCVLTKASGIADVAGWAGGKRPVKLGGIGRNEAATNMSRVVATALGLPIKLIPGYKGLENLRLAAGRQEVAGGCWHWQSVKKTWARMLAVGEAQVVLQAMSGPHPDLPSVPNAVDLAKSENARMLVMYGVHDPARLARAYTLPPGTPKEQVAKLRKAFADTMADPAFVAGANRLGLEVRPLDGAAIEKTVNGLFELDPKFLVQLRKALFPDEPAGDTRGP